In Vigna angularis cultivar LongXiaoDou No.4 chromosome 8, ASM1680809v1, whole genome shotgun sequence, one DNA window encodes the following:
- the LOC108345552 gene encoding disease resistance protein Roq1-like isoform X3 — protein sequence MAVTSPSQAYSYDVFLNFRGSDTRQGFTGFLYKALLDSGIHIFIDDEGIQSGKIITPELKEAIEKSRIAITVLSTNYASSSFCLDELEIILDCFKRTKLLVLPVFYKVPPSHVRHQQGSYGEALARLEEGLHHKMKNWKKALKKVANHSGFHFEDDRKEYEHKLIEKIVERVFSIISNVEERLHVADYPVGLESQVHEIRKLLDVGDDDGVNMIGIHGMGGVGKSALARRVYNLITHQFEGSCFLQNVREESNKHGLKHLQSIILSQVLGMKEINLASEQQGISIIKNRLKRKKVLLILDDVDKHKQLHGIVGSPEWFGPGSVVIITTRDKQLLASHEVKRTHEVKELNEIDALKLLKFKAFKMEEVDPSYDEVLNQVVTYASGIPLALEVIGSNLFGKSVQEWESAIKQYKRIPNNKILEILKVSFDSLGEEEKSVFLDIACCFKGYKLTEIEEKLRALYDNCMKYHIGVLVEKSLIKFSHDERVTFHDLIEDMGKRIDRQQSPREPGKRRRLWLQEDIIQVLKDKSGTSEIKIICLHFSISDDQVVEWDGNAFTDMKSLKILIVRNGIFSQIWNHLPEGLKVLEWRAQVVANGCITSLEYGSIVSF from the exons ATGGCTGTAACATCACCTTCCCAAGCATACAGCTACGATGTGTTTCTCAATTTCAGAGGCTCAGACACACGCCAAGGTTTTACTGGCTTTCTCTACAAAGCTCTACTTGACAGTGGAATCCACATTTTCATTGATGATGAGGGCATTCAGAGTGGAAAGATAATAACACCAGAACTCAAGGAGGCAATTGAAAAGTCCAGGATTGCCATCACTGTGCTCTCTACAAACTatgcttcttcttccttctgTTTAGATGAACTTGAAATAATTCTTGACTGCTTCAAAAGGACAAAACTCTTGGTGTTGCCTGTCTTTTACAAGGTGCCTCCTTCTCATGTCAGACACCAGCAAGGAAGTTATGGAGAAGCATTGGCCAGACTAGAGGAAGGGCTCCACCATAAAATGAAGAATTGGAAGAAGGCGCTGAAAAAAGTAGCTAACCATTCTGGCTTTCATTTCGAGGATGA CAGAAAAGAATATGAGCACAAGCTTATTGAGAAGATTGTTGAGCGTGTCTTCAGCATTATTAGTAATGTTGAAGAAAGATTGCATGTTGCAGATTACCCAGTTGGACTAGAGTCACAGGTCCATGAAATAAGAAAGCTTTTGGATGTTGGAGATGATGATGGTGTCAACATGATAGGAATCCACGGAATGGGCGGTGTAGGGAAATCAGCACTTGCCCGGAGAGTTTATAATTTGATTACTCATCAATTTGAAGGTTCGTGTTTCCTTCAAAATGTAAGAGAAGAATCAAACAAACATGGGTTAAAACACCTCCAAAGCATCATTCTTTCACAGGTACTTGGAATGAAGGAAATCAACTTAGCAAGTGAGCAACAAggaatttcaataataaaaaataggcTCAAGCGAAAGAAGGTTCTCTTAATTCTGGATGATGTAGACAAGCACAAGCAATTACATGGAATTGTTGGAAGTCCTGAATGGTTTGGTCCCGGCAGCGTAGTCATCATCACCACTCGGGACAAACAACTTCTAGCATCTCATGAGGTTAAAAGAACACATGAGGTGAAGGAATTGAATGAGATAGATGCTCTTAAGTTGCTTAAATTTAAAGCTTttaaaatggaagaagttgatcCAAGTTACGATGAGGTATTGAATCAGGTAGTAACTTATGCTTCCGGTATTCCACTGGCTTTGGAAGTAATAGGTTCCAACTTGTTTGGAAAAAGTGTTCAAGAATGGGAATCTGCTATCAAACAATACAAAAGAATTCCTAATAATAAAATCCTAGAGATCCTTAAAGTAAGCTTTGATTCAttgggagaagaagagaagagtgTTTTTCTTGACATTGCTTGTTGCTTCAAAGGGTATAAATTGACAGAGATTGAAGAGAAACTTCGTGCTCTTTATGATAACTGCATGAAGTACCATATTGGGGTGCTAGTTGAAAAGTCTCTCATAAAGTTTAGTCATGATGAAAGAGTCACATTTCATGACTTGATTGAGGACATGGGTAAAAGAATTGACCGTCAACAATCACCGAGAGAGCCAGGGAAGAGAAGGAGATTATGGTTACAGGAAGATATTATTCAAGTTTTGAAAGACAAATCG GGCACTAGTGAAATCAAAATTATCTGCCTGCATTTCTCCATATCCGACGATCAAGTAGTAGAATGGGATGGAAACGCTTTCACAGATATGAAAAGTCTTAAAATACTTATTGTTAGAAATGGTATCTTTTCCCAAATTTGGAATCATCTACCAGAAGGTTTGAAGGTACTAGAATGGAGGGCACAGGTAGTAGCTAATGGTTGCATCACATCATTGGAGTATG GTTCAATTGTTTCCTTCTAA
- the LOC108345552 gene encoding disease resistance protein Roq1-like isoform X1, with amino-acid sequence MAVTSPSQAYSYDVFLNFRGSDTRQGFTGFLYKALLDSGIHIFIDDEGIQSGKIITPELKEAIEKSRIAITVLSTNYASSSFCLDELEIILDCFKRTKLLVLPVFYKVPPSHVRHQQGSYGEALARLEEGLHHKMKNWKKALKKVANHSGFHFEDDRKEYEHKLIEKIVERVFSIISNVEERLHVADYPVGLESQVHEIRKLLDVGDDDGVNMIGIHGMGGVGKSALARRVYNLITHQFEGSCFLQNVREESNKHGLKHLQSIILSQVLGMKEINLASEQQGISIIKNRLKRKKVLLILDDVDKHKQLHGIVGSPEWFGPGSVVIITTRDKQLLASHEVKRTHEVKELNEIDALKLLKFKAFKMEEVDPSYDEVLNQVVTYASGIPLALEVIGSNLFGKSVQEWESAIKQYKRIPNNKILEILKVSFDSLGEEEKSVFLDIACCFKGYKLTEIEEKLRALYDNCMKYHIGVLVEKSLIKFSHDERVTFHDLIEDMGKRIDRQQSPREPGKRRRLWLQEDIIQVLKDKSGTSEIKIICLHFSISDDQVVEWDGNAFTDMKSLKILIVRNGIFSQIWNHLPEGLKVLEWRAQVVANGCITSLEYGRLSKASLKNTFYSCCK; translated from the exons ATGGCTGTAACATCACCTTCCCAAGCATACAGCTACGATGTGTTTCTCAATTTCAGAGGCTCAGACACACGCCAAGGTTTTACTGGCTTTCTCTACAAAGCTCTACTTGACAGTGGAATCCACATTTTCATTGATGATGAGGGCATTCAGAGTGGAAAGATAATAACACCAGAACTCAAGGAGGCAATTGAAAAGTCCAGGATTGCCATCACTGTGCTCTCTACAAACTatgcttcttcttccttctgTTTAGATGAACTTGAAATAATTCTTGACTGCTTCAAAAGGACAAAACTCTTGGTGTTGCCTGTCTTTTACAAGGTGCCTCCTTCTCATGTCAGACACCAGCAAGGAAGTTATGGAGAAGCATTGGCCAGACTAGAGGAAGGGCTCCACCATAAAATGAAGAATTGGAAGAAGGCGCTGAAAAAAGTAGCTAACCATTCTGGCTTTCATTTCGAGGATGA CAGAAAAGAATATGAGCACAAGCTTATTGAGAAGATTGTTGAGCGTGTCTTCAGCATTATTAGTAATGTTGAAGAAAGATTGCATGTTGCAGATTACCCAGTTGGACTAGAGTCACAGGTCCATGAAATAAGAAAGCTTTTGGATGTTGGAGATGATGATGGTGTCAACATGATAGGAATCCACGGAATGGGCGGTGTAGGGAAATCAGCACTTGCCCGGAGAGTTTATAATTTGATTACTCATCAATTTGAAGGTTCGTGTTTCCTTCAAAATGTAAGAGAAGAATCAAACAAACATGGGTTAAAACACCTCCAAAGCATCATTCTTTCACAGGTACTTGGAATGAAGGAAATCAACTTAGCAAGTGAGCAACAAggaatttcaataataaaaaataggcTCAAGCGAAAGAAGGTTCTCTTAATTCTGGATGATGTAGACAAGCACAAGCAATTACATGGAATTGTTGGAAGTCCTGAATGGTTTGGTCCCGGCAGCGTAGTCATCATCACCACTCGGGACAAACAACTTCTAGCATCTCATGAGGTTAAAAGAACACATGAGGTGAAGGAATTGAATGAGATAGATGCTCTTAAGTTGCTTAAATTTAAAGCTTttaaaatggaagaagttgatcCAAGTTACGATGAGGTATTGAATCAGGTAGTAACTTATGCTTCCGGTATTCCACTGGCTTTGGAAGTAATAGGTTCCAACTTGTTTGGAAAAAGTGTTCAAGAATGGGAATCTGCTATCAAACAATACAAAAGAATTCCTAATAATAAAATCCTAGAGATCCTTAAAGTAAGCTTTGATTCAttgggagaagaagagaagagtgTTTTTCTTGACATTGCTTGTTGCTTCAAAGGGTATAAATTGACAGAGATTGAAGAGAAACTTCGTGCTCTTTATGATAACTGCATGAAGTACCATATTGGGGTGCTAGTTGAAAAGTCTCTCATAAAGTTTAGTCATGATGAAAGAGTCACATTTCATGACTTGATTGAGGACATGGGTAAAAGAATTGACCGTCAACAATCACCGAGAGAGCCAGGGAAGAGAAGGAGATTATGGTTACAGGAAGATATTATTCAAGTTTTGAAAGACAAATCG GGCACTAGTGAAATCAAAATTATCTGCCTGCATTTCTCCATATCCGACGATCAAGTAGTAGAATGGGATGGAAACGCTTTCACAGATATGAAAAGTCTTAAAATACTTATTGTTAGAAATGGTATCTTTTCCCAAATTTGGAATCATCTACCAGAAGGTTTGAAGGTACTAGAATGGAGGGCACAGGTAGTAGCTAATGGTTGCATCACATCATTGGAGTATGGTAGGTTATCCAAGGCAAGTTTGAAGAATACATTTTACTCatgttgtaaataa
- the LOC108345552 gene encoding disease resistance protein Roq1-like isoform X2: MAVTSPSQAYSYDVFLNFRGSDTRQGFTGFLYKALLDSGIHIFIDDEGIQSGKIITPELKEAIEKSRIAITVLSTNYASSSFCLDELEIILDCFKRTKLLVLPVFYKVPPSHVRHQQGSYGEALARLEEGLHHKMKNWKKALKKVANHSGFHFEDEKEYEHKLIEKIVERVFSIISNVEERLHVADYPVGLESQVHEIRKLLDVGDDDGVNMIGIHGMGGVGKSALARRVYNLITHQFEGSCFLQNVREESNKHGLKHLQSIILSQVLGMKEINLASEQQGISIIKNRLKRKKVLLILDDVDKHKQLHGIVGSPEWFGPGSVVIITTRDKQLLASHEVKRTHEVKELNEIDALKLLKFKAFKMEEVDPSYDEVLNQVVTYASGIPLALEVIGSNLFGKSVQEWESAIKQYKRIPNNKILEILKVSFDSLGEEEKSVFLDIACCFKGYKLTEIEEKLRALYDNCMKYHIGVLVEKSLIKFSHDERVTFHDLIEDMGKRIDRQQSPREPGKRRRLWLQEDIIQVLKDKSGTSEIKIICLHFSISDDQVVEWDGNAFTDMKSLKILIVRNGIFSQIWNHLPEGLKVLEWRAQVVANGCITSLEYGRLSKASLKNTFYSCCK; this comes from the exons ATGGCTGTAACATCACCTTCCCAAGCATACAGCTACGATGTGTTTCTCAATTTCAGAGGCTCAGACACACGCCAAGGTTTTACTGGCTTTCTCTACAAAGCTCTACTTGACAGTGGAATCCACATTTTCATTGATGATGAGGGCATTCAGAGTGGAAAGATAATAACACCAGAACTCAAGGAGGCAATTGAAAAGTCCAGGATTGCCATCACTGTGCTCTCTACAAACTatgcttcttcttccttctgTTTAGATGAACTTGAAATAATTCTTGACTGCTTCAAAAGGACAAAACTCTTGGTGTTGCCTGTCTTTTACAAGGTGCCTCCTTCTCATGTCAGACACCAGCAAGGAAGTTATGGAGAAGCATTGGCCAGACTAGAGGAAGGGCTCCACCATAAAATGAAGAATTGGAAGAAGGCGCTGAAAAAAGTAGCTAACCATTCTGGCTTTCATTTCGAGGATGA AAAAGAATATGAGCACAAGCTTATTGAGAAGATTGTTGAGCGTGTCTTCAGCATTATTAGTAATGTTGAAGAAAGATTGCATGTTGCAGATTACCCAGTTGGACTAGAGTCACAGGTCCATGAAATAAGAAAGCTTTTGGATGTTGGAGATGATGATGGTGTCAACATGATAGGAATCCACGGAATGGGCGGTGTAGGGAAATCAGCACTTGCCCGGAGAGTTTATAATTTGATTACTCATCAATTTGAAGGTTCGTGTTTCCTTCAAAATGTAAGAGAAGAATCAAACAAACATGGGTTAAAACACCTCCAAAGCATCATTCTTTCACAGGTACTTGGAATGAAGGAAATCAACTTAGCAAGTGAGCAACAAggaatttcaataataaaaaataggcTCAAGCGAAAGAAGGTTCTCTTAATTCTGGATGATGTAGACAAGCACAAGCAATTACATGGAATTGTTGGAAGTCCTGAATGGTTTGGTCCCGGCAGCGTAGTCATCATCACCACTCGGGACAAACAACTTCTAGCATCTCATGAGGTTAAAAGAACACATGAGGTGAAGGAATTGAATGAGATAGATGCTCTTAAGTTGCTTAAATTTAAAGCTTttaaaatggaagaagttgatcCAAGTTACGATGAGGTATTGAATCAGGTAGTAACTTATGCTTCCGGTATTCCACTGGCTTTGGAAGTAATAGGTTCCAACTTGTTTGGAAAAAGTGTTCAAGAATGGGAATCTGCTATCAAACAATACAAAAGAATTCCTAATAATAAAATCCTAGAGATCCTTAAAGTAAGCTTTGATTCAttgggagaagaagagaagagtgTTTTTCTTGACATTGCTTGTTGCTTCAAAGGGTATAAATTGACAGAGATTGAAGAGAAACTTCGTGCTCTTTATGATAACTGCATGAAGTACCATATTGGGGTGCTAGTTGAAAAGTCTCTCATAAAGTTTAGTCATGATGAAAGAGTCACATTTCATGACTTGATTGAGGACATGGGTAAAAGAATTGACCGTCAACAATCACCGAGAGAGCCAGGGAAGAGAAGGAGATTATGGTTACAGGAAGATATTATTCAAGTTTTGAAAGACAAATCG GGCACTAGTGAAATCAAAATTATCTGCCTGCATTTCTCCATATCCGACGATCAAGTAGTAGAATGGGATGGAAACGCTTTCACAGATATGAAAAGTCTTAAAATACTTATTGTTAGAAATGGTATCTTTTCCCAAATTTGGAATCATCTACCAGAAGGTTTGAAGGTACTAGAATGGAGGGCACAGGTAGTAGCTAATGGTTGCATCACATCATTGGAGTATGGTAGGTTATCCAAGGCAAGTTTGAAGAATACATTTTACTCatgttgtaaataa